One stretch of Pararhizobium qamdonense DNA includes these proteins:
- a CDS encoding OmpA family protein has product MMRLRVLAGASLLIFFCAGTATAACDALAQIAKATNAGNEALAKQIAGMPKPGCTADDKAMINRVAALASFNRIVGAVGQGANLADFERELEAIRTSNSAPWQVFDALGDINRDRRTYEAAARYYQLALEDAGNEVLTPQWMAPDQAYIVRLDHMATEMRLASPNPVKLTVRGACKISYRGVSLKKKSTPVRYVFGTAEFTPEGLASARDLSECLKSVKPKAITLTGHTDPVGTQEANRVLSLARADALAGYLVAEGYAGVWKTLGKGEDEPFKADDASAYDEETLNQMNRRVEVDVEN; this is encoded by the coding sequence ATGATGCGATTGAGGGTTCTTGCCGGGGCATCGCTGCTGATATTTTTCTGTGCCGGGACGGCAACGGCCGCCTGCGATGCCCTGGCGCAGATTGCCAAGGCCACCAATGCGGGCAACGAGGCATTGGCCAAGCAGATTGCCGGCATGCCGAAGCCCGGTTGTACCGCCGACGACAAGGCGATGATTAACCGCGTGGCGGCGCTGGCGTCCTTCAACCGGATTGTCGGCGCTGTCGGGCAGGGTGCAAATCTCGCAGATTTCGAACGCGAGCTTGAGGCGATCCGCACAAGCAATTCGGCACCCTGGCAGGTTTTCGACGCGCTGGGGGACATCAACCGTGACCGGCGGACTTATGAGGCGGCGGCCCGCTACTATCAGCTGGCGCTGGAGGATGCCGGCAACGAGGTGCTGACGCCGCAATGGATGGCGCCGGATCAGGCCTATATCGTCAGGCTCGATCATATGGCAACGGAGATGCGGCTTGCCTCCCCAAACCCCGTAAAACTCACTGTGCGCGGCGCCTGCAAGATCAGCTATCGCGGCGTCTCCCTGAAGAAGAAATCGACGCCGGTGCGCTATGTCTTCGGCACGGCGGAATTTACCCCGGAAGGGCTGGCTTCCGCCAGGGACCTGTCGGAATGCCTGAAATCGGTCAAGCCCAAGGCGATCACGCTCACCGGACACACCGACCCCGTCGGCACGCAGGAAGCCAATCGTGTTTTGTCGCTGGCACGCGCTGATGCGCTGGCGGGATACCTCGTTGCCGAGGGGTATGCAGGCGTTTGGAAAACCTTAGGCAAAGGTGAGGACGAACCGTTCAAGGCGGATGATGCCAGCGCTTATGATGAGGAGACGCTGAACCAGATGAACCGGCGCGTCGAAGTCGATGTGGAGAATTGA
- a CDS encoding caspase family protein, whose product MMLRRLALALLLAAVPLGAASSATFALVVGVDAYPYEVSLDGAVKDAKDVEASLRRASVDQIAAFFDAAARKDDIRAAWSGFVARAAKGDTIIFTYAGHGAQMPELVAGDEADGLDEFLQLPGFDRSRAAETDHEIIVDNELNAWFSEAEAKGVQVLFVSDSCHSGGMSRSFSGKTRLAHAVTVKLPPPSEEAVSGAAVKETQFRTVTVLAASLESQPSPEVIISGEPRGALSWSFARAVEGAADRNGDGRLSRVELEDYVFATVKTQSEALQVPNFTPQLPRSDDEVVMPLTRSATVAIAPEAEKMHKSVRESGWNGKLALSVEGSDAVPDNVGGTGVPYRWDAASGIVYTPNGDVAGEHIDGRSIQPVVDKFILLDFLKIMASQNPGTVSLTPQKDIYAAGDKIAFNAPASGYRNMVVFNLANTGQIQLLDVQSEGTASAGFKLSNLQVVEPFGADHLIVISTNEPIDAIGAALASKSVDAATVLKLLVTRLDGTDTSVAIQPLYTREHL is encoded by the coding sequence ATGATGCTGCGCCGCCTGGCCCTTGCTCTCCTCCTGGCTGCAGTGCCGCTCGGTGCCGCATCCTCAGCGACTTTCGCTCTTGTTGTCGGCGTCGATGCCTACCCCTATGAGGTCAGCCTGGACGGTGCCGTCAAGGATGCCAAGGATGTCGAAGCGTCGTTGCGGCGGGCAAGCGTTGATCAGATCGCGGCGTTTTTCGATGCCGCCGCCCGCAAGGACGATATCCGTGCGGCCTGGAGCGGGTTTGTTGCCCGTGCGGCCAAGGGCGACACGATCATCTTCACCTATGCCGGGCACGGTGCGCAGATGCCGGAACTTGTGGCCGGGGACGAGGCCGACGGTCTCGACGAGTTCCTGCAATTGCCAGGCTTCGACCGCAGCCGCGCCGCCGAAACCGACCATGAGATCATCGTCGATAACGAGCTGAATGCTTGGTTTTCCGAAGCGGAAGCCAAAGGCGTGCAGGTCCTGTTCGTCTCCGACAGCTGCCATTCCGGCGGCATGAGCCGGTCCTTTTCCGGCAAGACCCGCCTTGCCCATGCCGTCACGGTGAAGCTGCCGCCGCCGTCTGAGGAGGCGGTGTCGGGTGCTGCGGTGAAAGAAACTCAATTTCGCACTGTCACGGTGCTTGCCGCATCGCTGGAGAGCCAGCCGTCGCCTGAGGTCATTATCAGCGGCGAGCCGCGCGGTGCCTTGAGCTGGAGTTTTGCCCGCGCTGTCGAGGGGGCGGCAGATCGCAATGGTGACGGCCGCCTGTCGCGGGTGGAGCTCGAGGATTATGTCTTTGCCACTGTGAAGACCCAGTCGGAGGCCCTGCAGGTTCCCAATTTCACACCGCAACTGCCACGCTCCGACGATGAGGTGGTCATGCCGTTGACGCGCAGCGCCACTGTGGCAATCGCACCGGAAGCGGAGAAGATGCATAAATCCGTCCGCGAATCCGGCTGGAATGGCAAGCTGGCCCTATCTGTCGAGGGCTCCGATGCCGTGCCGGACAATGTGGGTGGCACAGGCGTGCCCTATCGCTGGGATGCCGCGAGCGGCATTGTCTACACGCCAAACGGCGACGTTGCCGGCGAGCATATCGATGGCCGCTCGATACAGCCGGTTGTCGATAAGTTCATCCTGCTCGATTTCCTGAAGATCATGGCGAGCCAGAATCCGGGCACAGTGTCCCTGACGCCGCAGAAGGACATCTACGCCGCCGGCGACAAGATTGCCTTCAATGCACCGGCCTCCGGCTATAGAAACATGGTTGTGTTCAATCTGGCCAACACCGGGCAGATACAGTTGCTGGATGTGCAGTCGGAGGGAACGGCGAGTGCCGGGTTCAAGCTCAGCAATCTGCAGGTGGTCGAACCCTTCGGCGCCGATCATCTGATCGTGATCTCGACCAATGAACCTATCGATGCGATCGGCGCGGCTTTGGCCAGCAAGAGCGTGGATGCCGCCACTGTACTGAAGCTTCTGGTCACGCGGCTCGACGGCACCGATACGAGCGTGGCAATCCAGCCGCTCTACACACGGGAACACTTGTGA